The following are encoded together in the Osmerus eperlanus chromosome 18, fOsmEpe2.1, whole genome shotgun sequence genome:
- the nup54 gene encoding nucleoporin p54 isoform X1, with the protein MAFNFGNVATNPASTSGFSFGSFGAKTTASSTFGFGTTTTAAPTGFGTGLAAPGFGATTTTAAAPSGFGFGSTATGFGGLGAGNTAAGAFGGFGTTTTSAAPGSTFSFAAPSSATGGLFGNTQNKGFGFSSGLGAGTAPGTTGFGTGLGTTTLGGGFGGFNIQPTQQQQGGLFGQQPQPQPQPTQLYQQVTALSAPTLLGDERDAILAKWNQLQAYWGTGKGYYSNNAPPVDFNQENPFCRFKAVGYSCIPGSKDEDGLVALALNKKEADVRAQQQQLVESLHKVLGGNPTLAVNVEGVKALPDDQTEVIIYVVERSPNGTSKRIPATTLYGYVEQANVKAHLTQLGVLMSVTRTELSPAQFKQLLQNAPAGVDPIIWEQAKEDNPDPEKLIPVPMVGFKELLRRLKIQDQMTKQHQTRVDIISNDISELQKNQSITVAKIAQYKRKLMDLSHRVLQVLIKQEIQRKSGYAIQVEEEHLRVQLDTCQSELNAPTQFKGRLNELMSQIRMQNHFGAVRSEERYSVDADLLREIRQHLKQQQEGLGHLISVIKDDMEDIKLIEHGLHDNVHIRGGMLS; encoded by the exons ATGGCGTTCAACTTCGGTAACGTTGCAACCAATCCTGCAA GCACGTCTGGATTTTCATTTGGTTCATTTGGTGCCAAAACTACAGCATCAAGCACATTTGGCTTTGGCAccaccaccacagctgcccccaCAGGATTTGGTA cAGGCCTTGCCGCCCCTGGTTTTGGGGCGACCACTACCACCGCAGCGGCGCCCTCAGGGTTCGGCTTTGGCTCCACCGCCACAG GATTTGGGGGGCTGGGAGCCGGGAACACCGCGGCTG GTGCTTTTGGGGGCTTTGGGACCACCACCACATCCGCTGCGCCCGGCTCCACTTTCAGCTTTGCAGCTCCTTCAAGTGCCACAG GGGGCCTGTTTGGTAACACCCAGAACAAAGGTTTTGGGTTCTCCTCTGGACTGGGAGCTGGAACCGCCCCAGGGACGACTGGGTTTGGAACCGGGCTTGGAACGACCACTCTGGGTGGAGGGTTCGGCGGCTTCAACATCCAGCCAACCCAGcaacagcaag GCGGCTTGTTTGGCCagcagccccaaccccagccccagcccacccAGCTCTACCAGCAGGTCACTGCCCTCTCCGCCCCCACCCTGCTGGGAGACGAGCGCGATGCCATCCTGGCCAAGTGGAACCAGCTGCAGgcctactggggcacaggcaaGGGCTACTACAGCAACAACGCCCCCCCCGTGGACTTCAACCAGGAGAACCCCTTCTGCAGGTTTAAG GCCGTGGGCTACAGCTGCATCCCCGGCAGCAAGGACGAGGACGGCCTGGTGGCCCTGGCCCTCAACAAGAAGGAGGCCGACGTGCGggcgcagcagcagcagctggtggAGTCGCTCCACAAGGTGCTGGGGGGGAACCCCACGCTCGCCGTCAACGTGGAGGGAGTCAAAGCTCTGCCGGACGACCA GACGGAGGTGATCATCTATGTTGTGGAGCGGTCCCCCAACGGGACGTCCAAACGGATCCCAGCCACCACGCTGTACGGCTACGTGGAGCAGGCCAACGTCAAGGCCCACCTCACGCAGCTGGGCGTTCTCATGTCCGTCACACGCACCGAGCTGTCCCCCGCTCAGTTCAAACAGCTGCTGCAGAATgcccctgcag gtGTGGACCCCATCATCTGGGAACAGGCCAAAGAGGACAATCCTGACCCGGAAAA GTTGATCCCTGTGCCCATGGTGGGCTTCAAGGAGCTCCTCCGCAGGCTGAAAATCCAGGACCAGATGACCAAGCAGCACCAGACCAGAGTCGAT ATCATCTCCAACGACATCAGCGAGCTGCAGAAGAACCAGTCCATCACCGTGGCCAAGATCGCCCAGTATAAGAGGAAGTTGATGGACCTCTCCCACAGGGTTcttcag GTGCTCATCAAGCAGGAGATCCAGAGGAAGAGTGGCTATGCCatccaggtggaggaggagcacctGCGCGTGCAGCTGGACACCTGCCAGTCTGAGCTCAACGCTCCCACACAGTTCAAG GGGCGGTTGAACGAGCTCATGTCCCAGATCCGGATGCAGAACCACTTTGGGGCGGTACGCTCTGAGGAACGCTATAGCGTTGATGCCGACCTACTCCGTGAGATCAGACAG CACCTCAAGCAACAACAGGAAGGCCTAGGTCACCTGATAAGCGTCATCAAAGACGACATGGAAGACATTAAACTGATAGAACACGGTCTCCATGACAACGTACACATAAGGGGGGGCATGCTCAGCTGa
- the LOC134038438 gene encoding serine/threonine-protein phosphatase with EF-hands 2-like isoform X2, with protein sequence MRRRCTWNIFQSIEYAGEQDQIKLYNFFGYLMDHFTPASSERNLISHIFRENDICRDVEWERYFCYKSIEIPDIYSGPNLTFPMTFSNAAELVEAFQNHQQLHSRYVLQLLGETWRLLRILPNINQVSTCKSREITICGDLHGHLDDLLLVFYKNGLPSSETPYVFNGDFVDRGKDSLEILLILFAFLLVYPNDVFLNRGNHEDHIVNLRYGFTKEVLGKYRVHGKKILKLLQKIFSWLPLATVIDQKVLILHGGISDTTDLHLVARVDRHKYVSTLRPPKKRISGTKGQGPDSYMEDEGDLPRNADGRRRVRSLTHCTSTPTYRPDLQRRSLQTTSPRISVERELKERRRQAGFNQSYGDLRSSFLSESDSDSGEAVETDGDEWKQIVDLLWSDPMPQDGCIPNKVRGGGCYWGPDVTEKVLGRHNLQLLIRSHECKQDGYEFCHNRRVLTIFSASNYYELGSNRGAYIRLGPDLTPHFIQYQASNTTREFTMRQSVGRTERSALRALREQLFAHKSTLISAFQEYDPDNTGLISLKHWASALEGVLRLGLPWRVLRSQLVPSALDGMLDYNQWLGELAITEPKKEVGCLYQHTHTHTHTHTYAHTSSRSSMQVCWRPCTSTTPIWRPSLES encoded by the exons ATGAGGCGCAGATGCACCTGGAACATCTTCCAGTCCATCGAGTACGCAGGCGAGCAGGACCAGATCAAG CTGTATAATTTCTTTGGCTACCTCATGGACCACTTCACCCCAGCCAGCAGTGAGA gaaatCTCATCTCGCACATCTTCCGTGAAAACGACATTTGTCGTGACGTGGAGTGGGAGAGATACTTCTGCTACAAGAGCATTGAGATTCCTGATATCTACAGCGGCCCAAACCTCACCTTCCCTATGACCTTCTCCAACGCAGCAGAGCTGGTAGAAGCATTCCAGAACCACCAA CAGCTCCATTCTCGATACGTCCTTCAGCTTCTTGGGGAAACCTGGAGGCTTCTTCGAATCCTCCCCAACATAAATCAGGTCTCCACCTGCAAAAGCAGGGAGATCACCATCTGTG GAGACTTACATGGGCATCTTGATGATCTGTTGCTGGTCTTTTATAAG AACGGTCTGCCATCGTCTGAGACGCCCTACGTTTTCAATGGAGACTTTGTAGACCGAGGCAAAGACTCCCTTGAgattctcctcatcctcttcgcTTTCCTCCTGGTGTATCCCAATGATGTCTTCCTGAATCGGGGCAACCATGAAGATCACATCGTTAACCTGAG ATATGGCTTCACCAAAGAAGTTCTGGGGAAATACAGG GTTCACGGTAAGAAGATTCTGAAGCTTCTCCAGAAGATCTTCAGTTGGTTGCCGCTGGCAACGGTGATCGATCAGAAGGTGTTGATTCTGCATGGAGGCATCTCTGACACCACAGATCTTCATCTCGTCGCCCGCGTGGACCGACACAAA tATGTTTCAACTCTCCGGCCTCCCAAGAAGAGGATATCCGGCACCAAAGGTCAAGGGCCGGACTCTTATATGGAGGATGAAGGCGACCTCCCCAGGAACGCCGATGGCCGTCGACGGGTCCGCTCCCTGACCCACTGCACCTCCACTCCGACCTACAGGCCTGACCTGCAGCGCCGCTCCCTGCAGACCACCTCCCCTCGCATCAGCGTGGAAAGGGAGCTCAAGGAGAGACGGCGGCAGGCCGGATTCAACCAGTCCTACGGCGATCTCCGGAGCTCCTTCCTCTCAGAGTCCGACTCCGATTCCGGAGAGGCTGTGGAGACGGACGGGGACGAGTGGAAGCAG ATCGTGGACCTGCTGTGGAGTGACCCCATGCCCCAGGACGGCTGCATCCCCAACAAAGTGCGCGGCGGAGGGTGCTACTGGGGTCCCGACGTGACCGAGAAGGTCCTGGGGAGACACAACCTGCAGCTCCTCATACGCTCCCACGAGTGCAAGCAGGACGGCTACGAGTTCTGCCACAACCGCAGG GTTCTAACCATTTTCTCAGCATCAAACTACTACGAGTTGGGCAGTAACAGAGGAGCCTACATCCGACTGGGCCCAGACCTCACGCCCCACTTCATCCAGTACCAGGCTAGCAACACCACACGGGAGTTCACAATGAGGCAAAG TGTCGGGAGGACGGAGCGCTCTGCTCTTCGGGCTCTGAGGGAGCAGCTGTTTGCACATAAGTCAACCCTCATCAGCGCCTTCCAGGAATACGACCCCGACAACACAG ggttGATATCTCTGAAGCACTGGGCCAGTGCCCTGGAGGGGGTGTTGAGGCTGGGTCTACCCTGGAGGGTGCTTCGCTCTCAGCTGGTCCCCAGTGCTCTGGATGGCATGCTGGACTACAACCAGTGGCTTGGGGAGCTCGCCATCACGGAGCCAAAAAAAGAAGTGGGTTGTctttatcaacacacacacacacacacacacacacacacatacgcacacactagTAGCAG GTCCTCAATGCAAGTCTGCTGGAGACCATGTACAAGCACCACTCCAATCTGGAGACCATCTTTAGAATCATAG
- the LOC134038438 gene encoding serine/threonine-protein phosphatase with EF-hands 2-like isoform X1, which produces MRRRCTWNIFQSIEYAGEQDQIKLYNFFGYLMDHFTPASSERNLISHIFRENDICRDVEWERYFCYKSIEIPDIYSGPNLTFPMTFSNAAELVEAFQNHQQLHSRYVLQLLGETWRLLRILPNINQVSTCKSREITICGDLHGHLDDLLLVFYKNGLPSSETPYVFNGDFVDRGKDSLEILLILFAFLLVYPNDVFLNRGNHEDHIVNLRYGFTKEVLGKYRVHGKKILKLLQKIFSWLPLATVIDQKVLILHGGISDTTDLHLVARVDRHKYVSTLRPPKKRISGTKGQGPDSYMEDEGDLPRNADGRRRVRSLTHCTSTPTYRPDLQRRSLQTTSPRISVERELKERRRQAGFNQSYGDLRSSFLSESDSDSGEAVETDGDEWKQIVDLLWSDPMPQDGCIPNKVRGGGCYWGPDVTEKVLGRHNLQLLIRSHECKQDGYEFCHNRRVLTIFSASNYYELGSNRGAYIRLGPDLTPHFIQYQASNTTREFTMRQSVGRTERSALRALREQLFAHKSTLISAFQEYDPDNTGLISLKHWASALEGVLRLGLPWRVLRSQLVPSALDGMLDYNQWLGELAITEPKKEVLNASLLETMYKHHSNLETIFRIIDTDNSGLISFEEFRQTWKLLSSHLKTNISDEAISDLALSIDFNKDGSIDINEFMEAFRLVEGTGLEEEGQ; this is translated from the exons ATGAGGCGCAGATGCACCTGGAACATCTTCCAGTCCATCGAGTACGCAGGCGAGCAGGACCAGATCAAG CTGTATAATTTCTTTGGCTACCTCATGGACCACTTCACCCCAGCCAGCAGTGAGA gaaatCTCATCTCGCACATCTTCCGTGAAAACGACATTTGTCGTGACGTGGAGTGGGAGAGATACTTCTGCTACAAGAGCATTGAGATTCCTGATATCTACAGCGGCCCAAACCTCACCTTCCCTATGACCTTCTCCAACGCAGCAGAGCTGGTAGAAGCATTCCAGAACCACCAA CAGCTCCATTCTCGATACGTCCTTCAGCTTCTTGGGGAAACCTGGAGGCTTCTTCGAATCCTCCCCAACATAAATCAGGTCTCCACCTGCAAAAGCAGGGAGATCACCATCTGTG GAGACTTACATGGGCATCTTGATGATCTGTTGCTGGTCTTTTATAAG AACGGTCTGCCATCGTCTGAGACGCCCTACGTTTTCAATGGAGACTTTGTAGACCGAGGCAAAGACTCCCTTGAgattctcctcatcctcttcgcTTTCCTCCTGGTGTATCCCAATGATGTCTTCCTGAATCGGGGCAACCATGAAGATCACATCGTTAACCTGAG ATATGGCTTCACCAAAGAAGTTCTGGGGAAATACAGG GTTCACGGTAAGAAGATTCTGAAGCTTCTCCAGAAGATCTTCAGTTGGTTGCCGCTGGCAACGGTGATCGATCAGAAGGTGTTGATTCTGCATGGAGGCATCTCTGACACCACAGATCTTCATCTCGTCGCCCGCGTGGACCGACACAAA tATGTTTCAACTCTCCGGCCTCCCAAGAAGAGGATATCCGGCACCAAAGGTCAAGGGCCGGACTCTTATATGGAGGATGAAGGCGACCTCCCCAGGAACGCCGATGGCCGTCGACGGGTCCGCTCCCTGACCCACTGCACCTCCACTCCGACCTACAGGCCTGACCTGCAGCGCCGCTCCCTGCAGACCACCTCCCCTCGCATCAGCGTGGAAAGGGAGCTCAAGGAGAGACGGCGGCAGGCCGGATTCAACCAGTCCTACGGCGATCTCCGGAGCTCCTTCCTCTCAGAGTCCGACTCCGATTCCGGAGAGGCTGTGGAGACGGACGGGGACGAGTGGAAGCAG ATCGTGGACCTGCTGTGGAGTGACCCCATGCCCCAGGACGGCTGCATCCCCAACAAAGTGCGCGGCGGAGGGTGCTACTGGGGTCCCGACGTGACCGAGAAGGTCCTGGGGAGACACAACCTGCAGCTCCTCATACGCTCCCACGAGTGCAAGCAGGACGGCTACGAGTTCTGCCACAACCGCAGG GTTCTAACCATTTTCTCAGCATCAAACTACTACGAGTTGGGCAGTAACAGAGGAGCCTACATCCGACTGGGCCCAGACCTCACGCCCCACTTCATCCAGTACCAGGCTAGCAACACCACACGGGAGTTCACAATGAGGCAAAG TGTCGGGAGGACGGAGCGCTCTGCTCTTCGGGCTCTGAGGGAGCAGCTGTTTGCACATAAGTCAACCCTCATCAGCGCCTTCCAGGAATACGACCCCGACAACACAG ggttGATATCTCTGAAGCACTGGGCCAGTGCCCTGGAGGGGGTGTTGAGGCTGGGTCTACCCTGGAGGGTGCTTCGCTCTCAGCTGGTCCCCAGTGCTCTGGATGGCATGCTGGACTACAACCAGTGGCTTGGGGAGCTCGCCATCACGGAGCCAAAAAAAGAA GTCCTCAATGCAAGTCTGCTGGAGACCATGTACAAGCACCACTCCAATCTGGAGACCATCTTTAGAATCATAGACACAGACAACTCAG GTCTCATCTCATTTGAGGAGTTCCGTCAGACTTGGAAGCTTCTGAGTTCCCACCTGAAGACCAACATCTCTGACGAGGCGATCTCAGACCTGGCCCTCAGCATCGACTTCAACAAAGACGGCAGCATAGACATCAACGAGTTCATGGAGGCGTTCCGTCTGGTTGAGGGCACCGGCCTAGAAGAGGAGGGGCAGTGA
- the LOC134039083 gene encoding uncharacterized protein LOC134039083 has product MFPELKHSFLTIENVCEVDDDTLLSRWHGQSLQSIKMTILAGLNLQMEPQLPSGGLTGIREQWKTVFSTISHTPQERAGGSEQNQCLGSTLRAPRLSTSQNRSAVRKLPISGWENWVIYPESFTFIQCVLCNLQLNLSNTHSPAHSLNPPNTPLTMSCCQTISQELLPFLYMDEQRSLVISSVQMTSLCGCGPGNQPFPSKD; this is encoded by the exons ATGTTTCCCGAGCTAAAGCACTCATTTCTGACAATAGAAAATGTATGTGAAGTTGATGATGATACTTTGCTCTCCAGGTGGCACGGACAGTCACTACAAAGCATAAAGATGACCATCCTTGCTGGTCTGAATCTGCAGATGGAGCCCCAACTGCCTTCTGGTGGACTGACTGGCATCCGAGAGCAGTGGAAGACTGTTTTCAGCACCATCTCCCATACCCCCCAGGAAAGAGCAGGTGGGTCAGAACAGAACCAG TGCCTGGGGTCGACTCTCAGGGCCCCACGGCTGTCAACATCACAGAACAGAAGTGCTGTCAGAAAGCTTCCTATCTCTGGCTGGGAAAACTGGGTCATTTATCCAGAGAGCTTCACTTTCATCCAGTGTGTCCTCTGCAACCTCCAACTGAACCTGAGCAACACACATTCCCCAGCACACTCTCTGAACCCTCCTAACACCCCCTTGACA ATGTCATGCTGCCAGACGATCTCACAGGAACTGTTGCCTTTCCTGTACATGGATGAACAGCGATCCCTGGTCATATCCTCTGTTCAGATGACCAGTTTGTGTGGCTGCGGCCCAGGAAACCAGCCTTTCCCCAGTAAGGACTGA
- the nup54 gene encoding nucleoporin p54 isoform X3: MAFNFGNVATNPASTSGFSFGSFGAKTTASSTFGFGTTTTAAPTGFGTGLAAPGFGATTTTAAAPSGFGFGSTATGGLFGNTQNKGFGFSSGLGAGTAPGTTGFGTGLGTTTLGGGFGGFNIQPTQQQQGGLFGQQPQPQPQPTQLYQQVTALSAPTLLGDERDAILAKWNQLQAYWGTGKGYYSNNAPPVDFNQENPFCRFKAVGYSCIPGSKDEDGLVALALNKKEADVRAQQQQLVESLHKVLGGNPTLAVNVEGVKALPDDQTEVIIYVVERSPNGTSKRIPATTLYGYVEQANVKAHLTQLGVLMSVTRTELSPAQFKQLLQNAPAGVDPIIWEQAKEDNPDPEKLIPVPMVGFKELLRRLKIQDQMTKQHQTRVDIISNDISELQKNQSITVAKIAQYKRKLMDLSHRVLQVLIKQEIQRKSGYAIQVEEEHLRVQLDTCQSELNAPTQFKGRLNELMSQIRMQNHFGAVRSEERYSVDADLLREIRQHLKQQQEGLGHLISVIKDDMEDIKLIEHGLHDNVHIRGGMLS, encoded by the exons ATGGCGTTCAACTTCGGTAACGTTGCAACCAATCCTGCAA GCACGTCTGGATTTTCATTTGGTTCATTTGGTGCCAAAACTACAGCATCAAGCACATTTGGCTTTGGCAccaccaccacagctgcccccaCAGGATTTGGTA cAGGCCTTGCCGCCCCTGGTTTTGGGGCGACCACTACCACCGCAGCGGCGCCCTCAGGGTTCGGCTTTGGCTCCACCGCCACAG GGGGCCTGTTTGGTAACACCCAGAACAAAGGTTTTGGGTTCTCCTCTGGACTGGGAGCTGGAACCGCCCCAGGGACGACTGGGTTTGGAACCGGGCTTGGAACGACCACTCTGGGTGGAGGGTTCGGCGGCTTCAACATCCAGCCAACCCAGcaacagcaag GCGGCTTGTTTGGCCagcagccccaaccccagccccagcccacccAGCTCTACCAGCAGGTCACTGCCCTCTCCGCCCCCACCCTGCTGGGAGACGAGCGCGATGCCATCCTGGCCAAGTGGAACCAGCTGCAGgcctactggggcacaggcaaGGGCTACTACAGCAACAACGCCCCCCCCGTGGACTTCAACCAGGAGAACCCCTTCTGCAGGTTTAAG GCCGTGGGCTACAGCTGCATCCCCGGCAGCAAGGACGAGGACGGCCTGGTGGCCCTGGCCCTCAACAAGAAGGAGGCCGACGTGCGggcgcagcagcagcagctggtggAGTCGCTCCACAAGGTGCTGGGGGGGAACCCCACGCTCGCCGTCAACGTGGAGGGAGTCAAAGCTCTGCCGGACGACCA GACGGAGGTGATCATCTATGTTGTGGAGCGGTCCCCCAACGGGACGTCCAAACGGATCCCAGCCACCACGCTGTACGGCTACGTGGAGCAGGCCAACGTCAAGGCCCACCTCACGCAGCTGGGCGTTCTCATGTCCGTCACACGCACCGAGCTGTCCCCCGCTCAGTTCAAACAGCTGCTGCAGAATgcccctgcag gtGTGGACCCCATCATCTGGGAACAGGCCAAAGAGGACAATCCTGACCCGGAAAA GTTGATCCCTGTGCCCATGGTGGGCTTCAAGGAGCTCCTCCGCAGGCTGAAAATCCAGGACCAGATGACCAAGCAGCACCAGACCAGAGTCGAT ATCATCTCCAACGACATCAGCGAGCTGCAGAAGAACCAGTCCATCACCGTGGCCAAGATCGCCCAGTATAAGAGGAAGTTGATGGACCTCTCCCACAGGGTTcttcag GTGCTCATCAAGCAGGAGATCCAGAGGAAGAGTGGCTATGCCatccaggtggaggaggagcacctGCGCGTGCAGCTGGACACCTGCCAGTCTGAGCTCAACGCTCCCACACAGTTCAAG GGGCGGTTGAACGAGCTCATGTCCCAGATCCGGATGCAGAACCACTTTGGGGCGGTACGCTCTGAGGAACGCTATAGCGTTGATGCCGACCTACTCCGTGAGATCAGACAG CACCTCAAGCAACAACAGGAAGGCCTAGGTCACCTGATAAGCGTCATCAAAGACGACATGGAAGACATTAAACTGATAGAACACGGTCTCCATGACAACGTACACATAAGGGGGGGCATGCTCAGCTGa
- the nup54 gene encoding nucleoporin p54 isoform X2: MAFNFGNVATNPASTSGFSFGSFGAKTTASSTFGFGTTTTAAPTGFGTGLAAPGFGATTTTAAAPSGFGFGSTATGAFGGFGTTTTSAAPGSTFSFAAPSSATGGLFGNTQNKGFGFSSGLGAGTAPGTTGFGTGLGTTTLGGGFGGFNIQPTQQQQGGLFGQQPQPQPQPTQLYQQVTALSAPTLLGDERDAILAKWNQLQAYWGTGKGYYSNNAPPVDFNQENPFCRFKAVGYSCIPGSKDEDGLVALALNKKEADVRAQQQQLVESLHKVLGGNPTLAVNVEGVKALPDDQTEVIIYVVERSPNGTSKRIPATTLYGYVEQANVKAHLTQLGVLMSVTRTELSPAQFKQLLQNAPAGVDPIIWEQAKEDNPDPEKLIPVPMVGFKELLRRLKIQDQMTKQHQTRVDIISNDISELQKNQSITVAKIAQYKRKLMDLSHRVLQVLIKQEIQRKSGYAIQVEEEHLRVQLDTCQSELNAPTQFKGRLNELMSQIRMQNHFGAVRSEERYSVDADLLREIRQHLKQQQEGLGHLISVIKDDMEDIKLIEHGLHDNVHIRGGMLS, encoded by the exons ATGGCGTTCAACTTCGGTAACGTTGCAACCAATCCTGCAA GCACGTCTGGATTTTCATTTGGTTCATTTGGTGCCAAAACTACAGCATCAAGCACATTTGGCTTTGGCAccaccaccacagctgcccccaCAGGATTTGGTA cAGGCCTTGCCGCCCCTGGTTTTGGGGCGACCACTACCACCGCAGCGGCGCCCTCAGGGTTCGGCTTTGGCTCCACCGCCACAG GTGCTTTTGGGGGCTTTGGGACCACCACCACATCCGCTGCGCCCGGCTCCACTTTCAGCTTTGCAGCTCCTTCAAGTGCCACAG GGGGCCTGTTTGGTAACACCCAGAACAAAGGTTTTGGGTTCTCCTCTGGACTGGGAGCTGGAACCGCCCCAGGGACGACTGGGTTTGGAACCGGGCTTGGAACGACCACTCTGGGTGGAGGGTTCGGCGGCTTCAACATCCAGCCAACCCAGcaacagcaag GCGGCTTGTTTGGCCagcagccccaaccccagccccagcccacccAGCTCTACCAGCAGGTCACTGCCCTCTCCGCCCCCACCCTGCTGGGAGACGAGCGCGATGCCATCCTGGCCAAGTGGAACCAGCTGCAGgcctactggggcacaggcaaGGGCTACTACAGCAACAACGCCCCCCCCGTGGACTTCAACCAGGAGAACCCCTTCTGCAGGTTTAAG GCCGTGGGCTACAGCTGCATCCCCGGCAGCAAGGACGAGGACGGCCTGGTGGCCCTGGCCCTCAACAAGAAGGAGGCCGACGTGCGggcgcagcagcagcagctggtggAGTCGCTCCACAAGGTGCTGGGGGGGAACCCCACGCTCGCCGTCAACGTGGAGGGAGTCAAAGCTCTGCCGGACGACCA GACGGAGGTGATCATCTATGTTGTGGAGCGGTCCCCCAACGGGACGTCCAAACGGATCCCAGCCACCACGCTGTACGGCTACGTGGAGCAGGCCAACGTCAAGGCCCACCTCACGCAGCTGGGCGTTCTCATGTCCGTCACACGCACCGAGCTGTCCCCCGCTCAGTTCAAACAGCTGCTGCAGAATgcccctgcag gtGTGGACCCCATCATCTGGGAACAGGCCAAAGAGGACAATCCTGACCCGGAAAA GTTGATCCCTGTGCCCATGGTGGGCTTCAAGGAGCTCCTCCGCAGGCTGAAAATCCAGGACCAGATGACCAAGCAGCACCAGACCAGAGTCGAT ATCATCTCCAACGACATCAGCGAGCTGCAGAAGAACCAGTCCATCACCGTGGCCAAGATCGCCCAGTATAAGAGGAAGTTGATGGACCTCTCCCACAGGGTTcttcag GTGCTCATCAAGCAGGAGATCCAGAGGAAGAGTGGCTATGCCatccaggtggaggaggagcacctGCGCGTGCAGCTGGACACCTGCCAGTCTGAGCTCAACGCTCCCACACAGTTCAAG GGGCGGTTGAACGAGCTCATGTCCCAGATCCGGATGCAGAACCACTTTGGGGCGGTACGCTCTGAGGAACGCTATAGCGTTGATGCCGACCTACTCCGTGAGATCAGACAG CACCTCAAGCAACAACAGGAAGGCCTAGGTCACCTGATAAGCGTCATCAAAGACGACATGGAAGACATTAAACTGATAGAACACGGTCTCCATGACAACGTACACATAAGGGGGGGCATGCTCAGCTGa